Proteins encoded together in one Oscillatoria salina IIICB1 window:
- the tpiA gene encoding triose-phosphate isomerase, protein MRKIIIAGNWKMHKTQAESKEFLQGFLPELENTPDEREVVLCVPFTDLAVVSQNLHGSRVRLGAQNVHWEDSGAYTGEISGSMLKEIGTSYVIVGHSERRQYFCETDETVNLRLKAAQNHNLIPILCVGETKAQRDAKKTENVIINQLKQDLVDIDLTKLVVAYEPIWAIGTGDTCEAKEANRVIGLIRAQLDHPDVSIQYGGSVKPGNVDEIMAQPEIDGALVGGASLEPASFARIVNYQ, encoded by the coding sequence GTGCGAAAAATTATTATTGCTGGTAACTGGAAAATGCACAAAACTCAAGCAGAATCCAAAGAGTTTCTCCAAGGATTCCTACCTGAGTTGGAAAATACTCCCGACGAGCGAGAAGTTGTTTTGTGCGTTCCCTTTACAGATTTAGCTGTTGTCTCCCAAAATTTGCATGGTAGTCGAGTGCGTTTGGGCGCTCAAAATGTTCACTGGGAAGATTCTGGAGCCTATACAGGCGAAATTTCTGGCTCGATGCTCAAAGAAATTGGCACGAGTTACGTTATCGTTGGACACAGCGAACGTCGTCAATATTTCTGTGAAACTGATGAAACGGTTAATTTGCGTCTTAAGGCTGCTCAAAATCACAATTTAATTCCTATTCTCTGTGTCGGAGAAACGAAAGCCCAAAGAGATGCAAAGAAAACGGAAAATGTCATTATCAATCAATTGAAACAAGATTTAGTTGATATTGATTTGACTAAGTTAGTTGTTGCTTACGAACCAATTTGGGCGATTGGTACTGGCGATACTTGTGAAGCAAAGGAAGCAAATCGCGTTATTGGTTTAATTCGCGCTCAGTTAGACCATCCTGATGTTTCTATTCAGTATGGTGGTTCTGTCAAACCTGGTAATGTTGATGAAATTATGGCTCAACCAGAAATTGATGGGGCTTTGGTAGGAGGAGCTAGTTTGGAGCCAGCTAGTTTTGCCCGAATTGTTAATTATCAATAG
- a CDS encoding GNAT family N-acetyltransferase, with amino-acid sequence MNELPPGCQLRPATARDIWKIRLLVLQAMLDPTQIRWQQFWVIESEGEIIACGQLRAIANIQELGSIIVKSRWRGQGIATYLIKYLISQATQPLYLECLGARLASFYTRFGFEAISFSELPASLKSKYRLSHLAKTILRVPVTFMKYRQSS; translated from the coding sequence ATGAACGAACTACCACCAGGATGTCAACTACGTCCAGCCACAGCCCGCGATATTTGGAAAATAAGACTACTTGTACTCCAAGCGATGCTCGACCCAACTCAGATACGCTGGCAGCAGTTTTGGGTGATAGAATCTGAAGGGGAAATAATCGCTTGTGGACAACTGCGAGCGATCGCCAACATACAAGAACTAGGAAGTATAATAGTCAAAAGTCGGTGGCGAGGTCAAGGTATAGCCACTTATTTAATCAAGTATTTAATTTCACAAGCAACACAACCTCTTTACCTAGAATGTTTAGGTGCGAGGTTAGCTTCATTTTACACCCGTTTCGGCTTTGAAGCAATTTCTTTTTCCGAGTTACCCGCTTCGCTTAAATCAAAATACCGTCTTTCTCACCTAGCTAAAACTATTTTACGAGTTCCAGTCACATTTATGAAATACCGACAATCAAGCTAG
- a CDS encoding DUF4278 domain-containing protein: MKLTYRGVNYDYNPTFVETSEGKVGGKYRGMDWRFRNLKKPPVIQPTKNLTYRGVSYQVGQTSSDKSVKVGKIPALSTQDKARVLMMDRTRINRNRQEAMLSRSAAEIGLNHDFA, translated from the coding sequence ATGAAACTCACATATCGCGGAGTAAACTACGACTACAATCCAACTTTTGTTGAAACAAGCGAAGGCAAAGTTGGCGGTAAATATCGGGGAATGGATTGGCGTTTTCGCAATCTCAAGAAGCCCCCGGTAATTCAACCGACAAAGAATTTGACATATCGCGGCGTTAGCTATCAAGTAGGACAAACCAGTAGCGACAAGAGCGTCAAAGTTGGCAAAATCCCTGCTTTGTCTACTCAAGATAAAGCTCGTGTTTTAATGATGGATCGCACCCGCATCAATCGGAACCGCCAAGAAGCAATGTTGAGCCGTTCCGCCGCAGAAATCGGTTTAAACCATGATTTTGCCTAA
- a CDS encoding sensor histidine kinase, whose product MIVAVGSLVAIAKLSSPRFFVLQLQRIEGQGLSLRYARTYIVEGFQTAWNRSTFWAVIVGTTVAGGLSYWVSQRITQPLQKIEQVTKKFAEGELSARLPPSSITELNQLSSSFNRMAVSLEGVEKRRRELIGDLTHELRTPLTVIHGYLEELADRKIEPDSEVYQRLLRETKRLQRLVNDLQELSKAEAGYLPINLQAANLRPLLVTLVERFSDQLLDEGPELRLECPSQIPPVLADIDRTEQILVNLIGNAISYTEIGAITVQVWLEDKRLWIAVKDTGAGITAADLPHVFERFWRSGKAQARNTRGTGIGLAISKRLVELQGGKIEVESEVGVGSIFRFYLPLA is encoded by the coding sequence ATGATTGTAGCTGTGGGAAGTTTAGTGGCGATCGCCAAACTTTCTTCACCTCGTTTTTTTGTCCTCCAACTACAAAGAATTGAGGGGCAAGGACTGAGTTTGCGCTATGCTCGTACTTACATTGTCGAAGGTTTTCAAACTGCTTGGAATCGAAGTACATTTTGGGCTGTAATCGTTGGTACGACAGTTGCTGGAGGCTTGAGTTACTGGGTATCTCAACGCATTACTCAACCTTTACAAAAAATAGAACAAGTAACCAAAAAATTCGCCGAAGGAGAGTTGTCAGCGCGTCTTCCACCTTCATCAATTACCGAGTTAAATCAACTTAGTAGTAGCTTCAATCGCATGGCTGTTAGTTTAGAAGGAGTGGAAAAACGCCGTCGTGAATTAATTGGCGACTTGACGCATGAATTACGAACCCCCCTAACAGTTATTCACGGTTATCTTGAGGAACTTGCCGATCGTAAAATTGAACCAGACAGCGAAGTTTATCAGCGTTTGCTGCGAGAAACAAAACGATTACAAAGACTTGTCAATGACTTGCAAGAATTATCTAAAGCCGAGGCTGGTTATTTACCGATTAATTTGCAAGCAGCGAACTTACGTCCGTTGTTAGTTACGCTAGTAGAAAGATTTAGCGATCAGTTATTAGATGAAGGTCCAGAATTGCGTTTAGAATGTCCCTCACAAATACCGCCAGTTTTAGCCGATATCGATCGCACAGAACAAATTTTAGTAAATTTAATCGGAAATGCTATTTCTTATACAGAAATTGGGGCGATTACTGTGCAAGTATGGTTAGAAGATAAACGACTTTGGATTGCAGTCAAAGATACAGGAGCGGGAATTACCGCCGCAGATTTACCTCACGTATTCGAGCGTTTTTGGCGATCGGGAAAAGCACAAGCACGTAACACGAGAGGAACAGGTATTGGTTTAGCTATTTCTAAACGTTTAGTGGAACTGCAAGGTGGGAAAATTGAAGTCGAAAGTGAAGTTGGGGTGGGGAGCATTTTCCGTTTTTATCTACCCTTAGCTTAG
- a CDS encoding DEAD/DEAH box helicase — MATLHGSWIDEGTQGYFFLWGETWRSKASVENYAITVGTPTHPYGMSYAELTEFLNSRKLNLSQFGNSATNKQALIAILPSQSEKGELLPVLSGTMLAGTETFTRWKIEGFCFNSSEIYSFLQALPLGSFKATDAYVGAELRFWSQIQRWSLDLIARSKFLPGIYLDSQGNQISCWQPLLDSSVDQARLEKFAKIMPGACRAYRPIKTEDNDSLNSQPELPQPKQLILSFLRSSLDTRLRNWLTTNTTSKNDSTLEQWLNSLSQTSANFETEPTAVKRLEAAIANWTYPVKDYLVTPVSTEVEQNQFRVCLSLVPPTESEVNWGQLDWKLQYGLQAIDDPEFIIDANYIWQHPVEQLTYQERTIEQPQETLLKGLGLASRLYSAIEASLQAKQPQFCQLNPIEVYQFIRATAWQLEDNGLGVILPPGLARGTSEKRLGVKIHAKVAQKKGERLGLQSLLKYRLELAMGDKTISQQEFERMLAQKSPLVQVDGEWIALQPADVKAAENILASTNEKMNLSVEDALRLTQSKTETIAKLPVVGFEASGVLQELITNLGENKAVELIETPQGFKGELRPYQIRGVSWLSFLERWSLGACLADDMGLGKTPQLIAFLLNLKQQEALNKPTLVICPTSVLGNWEREVKKFAPTLSTVIHHGGGRNKGKTFAKQVKNKDLVLTSYPLVFRDEKTLSTIDWEGIVLDEAQNIKNPQAKQSQAARKLKAGFRIALTGTPVENRLSELWSIIDFLNPGYLGNQQFFKRRFAIPIEKYGDRESLIQLRSLVQPFILRRLKTDKDIIQDLPEKQEINVFCGLAKEQADIYQELVDKSLEEIEESEGIQRRGKILTLIMKLKQVCNHPAQYLKEKKLDKAERSGKLLRLEEMLEEIISEGSRALIFTQFSEWGKLLKPYLEAKLGVESLFLYGATRRQQREEMVERFQNDPQGPPIFILSLKAGGTGLNLTRANHVFHIDRWWNPAVENQATDRAFRIGQKRNVQVHKFICTGTLEERINETIETKKQLAEQTVDAGEQWLTELDTDRLRNLFLLDRDAVMDE, encoded by the coding sequence ATGGCAACATTACATGGTAGTTGGATCGACGAAGGAACTCAAGGCTATTTCTTTCTTTGGGGGGAGACGTGGCGTAGTAAAGCCTCGGTAGAAAATTACGCTATAACTGTGGGAACTCCAACACATCCTTATGGAATGAGTTATGCAGAGTTAACTGAGTTTTTGAACTCGCGCAAACTCAATCTCTCACAATTTGGTAACTCTGCAACCAACAAACAAGCTTTAATTGCCATCCTTCCTTCCCAGAGCGAAAAAGGTGAACTTCTCCCAGTTTTGTCTGGCACAATGTTAGCAGGCACAGAAACTTTTACCAGATGGAAAATTGAAGGATTTTGCTTTAATAGTTCAGAAATTTACTCTTTTTTACAAGCCTTACCTCTCGGTTCTTTTAAAGCAACTGATGCTTATGTCGGCGCAGAATTACGTTTTTGGTCGCAAATTCAGCGTTGGAGTCTCGATTTAATTGCTCGCTCGAAATTTTTGCCCGGAATATATTTAGATTCCCAAGGAAATCAAATCAGTTGTTGGCAACCTTTACTTGATAGTTCTGTAGACCAAGCTCGTCTGGAAAAGTTTGCTAAAATAATGCCGGGAGCTTGTCGTGCTTATCGCCCCATTAAAACCGAAGATAACGACTCGCTCAACTCTCAGCCGGAATTACCACAACCTAAACAATTAATCCTCAGCTTTTTGCGTAGTTCGCTCGATACACGACTGCGTAATTGGCTGACTACAAATACCACCTCAAAAAACGATTCTACTCTCGAACAATGGTTAAATTCACTTTCGCAAACATCAGCTAATTTTGAAACGGAACCAACAGCAGTCAAACGCTTGGAAGCAGCAATTGCCAATTGGACATATCCAGTTAAAGATTATTTAGTTACCCCTGTTTCCACTGAAGTAGAACAAAATCAATTTCGTGTTTGTCTGTCTTTAGTTCCACCTACTGAAAGCGAAGTTAATTGGGGTCAATTGGATTGGAAGTTACAATATGGTTTACAAGCAATTGACGACCCAGAATTTATCATTGATGCTAACTATATTTGGCAGCATCCGGTAGAACAATTGACTTATCAAGAGCGAACTATCGAACAACCGCAAGAAACTTTACTCAAAGGGTTAGGATTGGCTTCTCGTTTGTATTCAGCTATCGAAGCTAGTTTACAAGCAAAACAACCGCAATTTTGTCAATTAAATCCGATTGAAGTTTATCAATTTATCCGCGCTACAGCTTGGCAATTAGAAGATAACGGATTGGGAGTAATTCTACCTCCAGGTTTAGCACGCGGCACAAGTGAAAAACGCCTTGGTGTTAAAATTCATGCAAAAGTTGCTCAGAAGAAAGGCGAACGTTTGGGATTGCAAAGTTTGCTCAAATATCGCCTAGAATTAGCAATGGGCGATAAAACTATTTCCCAACAAGAATTTGAGCGAATGTTAGCGCAAAAATCGCCTCTGGTACAAGTAGATGGCGAATGGATTGCTTTACAACCTGCGGATGTGAAAGCGGCAGAAAATATTTTAGCATCTACCAACGAAAAGATGAATTTGTCGGTGGAAGATGCCTTACGTCTCACTCAAAGTAAGACAGAAACTATTGCTAAATTACCAGTTGTTGGTTTTGAAGCTAGTGGGGTTTTGCAAGAATTAATTACTAATCTCGGTGAGAATAAAGCTGTCGAATTAATTGAAACTCCTCAAGGATTTAAAGGTGAATTACGACCTTACCAAATTCGCGGCGTTAGTTGGTTATCTTTCCTCGAACGTTGGAGTTTAGGTGCTTGTTTGGCGGATGATATGGGCTTAGGAAAAACGCCCCAATTAATTGCTTTTTTATTAAATTTAAAACAACAAGAAGCCTTAAATAAACCTACTTTAGTAATTTGTCCTACTTCTGTATTAGGCAACTGGGAACGAGAAGTCAAAAAATTTGCTCCTACTCTTTCGACAGTAATTCATCATGGTGGTGGACGTAATAAAGGTAAAACTTTTGCTAAACAAGTTAAGAATAAAGATTTGGTTCTTACCAGTTATCCTTTAGTGTTTCGAGATGAAAAAACTTTGTCTACAATTGATTGGGAAGGAATTGTTTTAGACGAAGCGCAAAACATTAAAAATCCGCAAGCGAAACAATCCCAAGCAGCGCGAAAGTTAAAAGCAGGTTTTCGGATTGCTTTAACAGGTACTCCCGTCGAAAATCGCTTGTCGGAATTGTGGTCGATTATCGATTTTCTCAATCCCGGTTATTTAGGAAACCAGCAATTTTTTAAGCGTCGCTTTGCAATTCCGATTGAAAAATATGGCGATCGAGAATCTTTGATCCAGTTGCGATCGCTGGTGCAGCCTTTTATTCTTCGTCGTTTAAAAACTGACAAGGATATTATTCAAGATTTGCCTGAAAAACAGGAAATAAATGTCTTTTGTGGACTGGCAAAAGAACAAGCTGATATCTATCAAGAATTGGTCGATAAATCTCTGGAAGAAATTGAAGAATCGGAAGGTATTCAACGCCGAGGAAAGATTCTTACTTTGATTATGAAACTCAAACAAGTTTGTAATCATCCAGCACAATATTTGAAAGAGAAAAAACTCGATAAAGCAGAAAGATCCGGTAAATTATTGCGTCTAGAAGAGATGTTAGAAGAAATTATTTCTGAAGGATCTCGCGCTTTAATTTTCACTCAATTTTCTGAATGGGGGAAGCTACTAAAACCTTATTTAGAAGCAAAACTTGGCGTAGAAAGTTTGTTTCTTTACGGTGCAACTCGTCGCCAACAACGAGAAGAAATGGTCGAACGTTTCCAAAACGATCCTCAAGGTCCGCCAATTTTCATTTTATCTTTAAAAGCAGGTGGAACTGGTTTAAATCTTACCAGAGCAAATCATGTTTTTCATATCGATCGTTGGTGGAATCCAGCCGTAGAAAATCAAGCAACCGATCGCGCTTTTCGGATCGGACAAAAACGCAATGTACAAGTTCATAAATTTATTTGTACGGGTACTTTAGAAGAGCGAATTAATGAGACAATTGAAACTAAAAAACAACTTGCCGAACAAACTGTTGATGCAGGGGAACAATGGTTGACAGAATTAGATACCGATCGATTGCGTAATCTTTTCTTACTAGACCGAGATGCAGTTATGGATGAGTAA
- the folP gene encoding dihydropteroate synthase produces the protein MDELIIRGQSFPWGVRSYLMGILNVTPDSFSDGGEFDSLDSAIAQGAKIVKRGGDIIDVGGQSTRPGAAQISLEEELNRVLPIIQALRKQLDTPISIDTTRAEVAKAAVKAGADIVNDISGATFDEAMLSVVAELGVPIILMHIRGNPETMQKLTDYQDLVGEIYQFFERRIAAAVEAGIARSQIIIDPGIGFAKNYEQNLELLRRLGEFRSLNAPILIGVSRKSFLGHILNKANPKERIWGTAAACSAAIAAGADIIRVHDLSEMYDVCRVADAIWRN, from the coding sequence ATGGACGAATTAATAATTCGTGGACAAAGTTTTCCCTGGGGAGTTCGCTCTTATTTAATGGGTATTCTTAATGTTACTCCTGATAGTTTTAGCGATGGGGGTGAGTTTGATAGTCTGGATTCTGCAATAGCACAAGGAGCTAAAATTGTCAAGAGAGGCGGCGATATTATTGATGTGGGTGGGCAATCAACTCGACCAGGTGCAGCACAAATCTCCTTGGAAGAAGAACTCAATCGCGTGTTACCAATTATACAAGCTTTGCGAAAACAGTTAGATACGCCGATTTCCATCGATACGACTAGAGCAGAAGTAGCCAAAGCCGCAGTTAAAGCGGGTGCAGATATTGTGAATGATATTTCGGGGGCGACGTTTGACGAGGCAATGTTATCAGTAGTTGCTGAGTTGGGCGTGCCAATTATTTTGATGCACATCCGAGGAAACCCGGAGACGATGCAAAAATTAACTGATTATCAAGATTTGGTAGGAGAGATTTATCAGTTTTTTGAGCGTCGAATTGCGGCTGCGGTGGAAGCGGGAATTGCGCGATCGCAAATCATCATCGATCCCGGTATTGGCTTTGCGAAGAATTACGAGCAAAATTTAGAATTATTACGCAGATTGGGTGAATTTCGCTCATTAAATGCGCCAATCTTAATCGGAGTGTCGCGCAAAAGTTTTCTCGGACATATTCTGAATAAAGCTAATCCCAAAGAGCGAATTTGGGGAACTGCGGCTGCTTGTAGTGCGGCGATCGCGGCGGGTGCAGATATCATCAGAGTACACGATCTTTCGGAAATGTACGACGTTTGTCGCGTTGCCGATGCAATTTGGCGAAACTGA
- a CDS encoding response regulator transcription factor — MKILIVEDEPEIAKLIQQTLEREGFTCFQCHNGLTALQAFKEQEPDVIILDLMLPGLDGLEVCARIRQQPGKKDPFILMLTAKGEEIDRVIGLSTGADDYLVKPFSPKELVARVRALLRRSLRQIQPQELIYTTEHFEVNIDQRTATKKMPSGEEETLNLSNLEFNLFSTFVKQPGRVWNRSQLIEQLWGDDFFGDERVVDTHIGRLRKKVEPDPANPTFIKTVIGVGYKFED; from the coding sequence GTGAAAATTTTAATTGTTGAGGACGAACCAGAAATTGCTAAACTAATTCAACAAACTTTAGAAAGAGAAGGTTTTACTTGTTTTCAATGTCATAATGGACTAACAGCTTTACAAGCATTTAAAGAACAAGAACCTGATGTTATTATCCTTGATTTAATGTTACCAGGTTTAGATGGTTTAGAAGTTTGCGCCCGCATTCGTCAACAACCAGGAAAGAAAGACCCTTTTATTTTGATGTTAACAGCTAAAGGCGAAGAAATTGACCGAGTAATTGGTTTATCTACTGGTGCAGATGACTATCTGGTGAAACCTTTTAGTCCGAAAGAATTAGTCGCTAGAGTTCGAGCGTTATTGCGGCGCAGTTTACGTCAAATTCAACCGCAAGAATTGATTTATACTACCGAACATTTTGAGGTAAATATCGACCAACGCACGGCAACAAAAAAAATGCCTTCTGGAGAAGAGGAGACGCTGAATTTAAGTAATTTAGAGTTTAATTTATTTAGTACCTTTGTCAAACAACCCGGTCGAGTTTGGAACCGCAGCCAACTAATCGAGCAATTGTGGGGAGATGATTTTTTTGGGGATGAAAGAGTTGTCGATACACATATCGGACGCTTGCGGAAAAAGGTTGAACCAGACCCAGCTAATCCCACTTTCATTAAGACAGTAATTGGTGTCGGTTATAAATTTGAAGATTAA
- a CDS encoding Uma2 family endonuclease, whose amino-acid sequence MTAITVNFDSILEITTEQLYQLSQKNPDLQFERNQKGELLVISPTGGETGKCNFNIALKLGIWNEQTQLGVCFDSSTGFHLPNNATRSPDVAWIPIAKWNNLTLEQQKKFLPLCPDFAIELRSPEDSWKFLQGKMEEYIDNGMRLGWLINRQNRQVEIYRQGQVKQVLDNPITVSGENVLPGFILELKIVW is encoded by the coding sequence ATGACAGCTATTACTGTTAACTTCGATTCGATTCTGGAAATTACTACCGAACAACTTTATCAACTAAGTCAAAAAAATCCCGATCTGCAATTTGAACGCAATCAGAAAGGAGAACTTTTGGTTATTTCTCCGACAGGAGGAGAAACAGGAAAATGTAATTTTAATATTGCCCTAAAATTGGGTATTTGGAACGAACAAACTCAGTTAGGAGTATGCTTTGATTCTTCCACTGGATTTCATCTTCCTAATAATGCAACTCGTTCTCCGGATGTGGCTTGGATTCCGATCGCTAAATGGAATAACCTAACTTTAGAACAACAGAAAAAATTTCTGCCCCTTTGTCCGGATTTTGCAATTGAGTTACGTTCTCCAGAAGATTCTTGGAAATTTTTGCAAGGGAAAATGGAAGAATATATTGACAATGGAATGCGACTGGGATGGTTAATTAACCGCCAAAATCGACAAGTGGAAATATATCGTCAAGGACAAGTAAAACAAGTTTTAGATAATCCGATTACTGTATCTGGTGAGAATGTTTTACCTGGATTTATTTTAGAGTTGAAAATAGTTTGGTAA
- a CDS encoding polyribonucleotide nucleotidyltransferase, with the protein MQEFDKSISFDGRDIRLKVGLFAPQAGGAALIQSGDTAVLVTATRAEGREGIDFLPLLVDYEERLYAAGKIPGGFLRREGRPPEKVTLTSRLIDRPLRPLFPQWLRDDIQIIATTLSMDEEVPPDVLAVTGASVAVLLGKIPFQGPMAAVRVGLVGDDFIINPTYREVREGDLDLVVAGSPDGVVMVEAGANQLPEQDIIEAIDFGYEAVQDLIEAQQEMMKELNLDLVSEEPPEIDNSLEDFVRERATTGIKKILSQYDLDKNDRDAALDKVREEEVETAIAELPDEDPLKVAATEDSKAVSKVFKDITKELMRSQIVNDGVRVDGRKLDEVRPISCRVGLLPARVHGSGLFNRGLTQVMSVVTLGTPGDAQELADDLHPQDEKRYLHHYNFPPFSVGETKPLRSPGRREIGHGALAERAILPVLPPQEDFPYVIRVVSEVLSSNGSTSMGSVCGSTLALMDAGVTILKPVSGAAMGLIKEKDEVRILTDIQGIEDFLGDMDFKVAGTDSGITALQMDMKITGLSVKVIADAIKQAKPARLHILEKMLEAIAEPRPQLSPYAPRLLTFKIDPELIGLVIGPGGKTIKGITEQTGAKVDIQDDGTITVSAVEAEKAEKAQKIIEGMTRKLDEGDVYVGRVVRIIPIGAFVEVLPGKEGMIHISQLADRRVGKVEDEVAVGDEVVVKVREIDSKGRINLTRLGIHPDEAAKAREAAIK; encoded by the coding sequence ATGCAAGAGTTTGACAAGTCGATATCCTTTGATGGACGGGATATTAGACTAAAGGTTGGTTTATTCGCACCGCAAGCAGGTGGTGCAGCTTTGATTCAGTCGGGCGATACAGCCGTTTTGGTGACAGCGACTCGCGCAGAGGGTAGAGAAGGGATAGATTTCTTGCCTTTGTTAGTGGATTACGAAGAAAGACTTTATGCAGCAGGTAAGATTCCTGGCGGTTTTTTACGTCGTGAAGGTCGTCCTCCAGAAAAGGTGACGCTCACTTCCCGTTTAATTGACCGTCCTTTGCGTCCTCTGTTTCCCCAATGGTTGCGGGATGACATACAAATCATAGCAACTACTCTGTCGATGGATGAAGAAGTGCCACCAGATGTTTTGGCGGTGACGGGGGCTTCGGTTGCGGTTTTGTTGGGAAAAATTCCGTTCCAAGGTCCGATGGCGGCGGTGCGAGTTGGGTTGGTGGGAGATGATTTTATCATTAATCCGACTTATCGGGAAGTTCGTGAGGGAGACTTGGATTTAGTTGTAGCTGGTTCCCCGGATGGGGTTGTGATGGTCGAAGCTGGAGCAAATCAGCTACCGGAACAAGATATTATCGAAGCGATTGATTTTGGTTATGAAGCTGTGCAAGATTTGATTGAAGCACAGCAAGAAATGATGAAGGAACTGAATCTCGATCTGGTGAGTGAGGAACCGCCAGAGATCGATAATAGTTTAGAGGATTTCGTCAGAGAGCGGGCTACGACTGGGATTAAAAAGATTCTTTCCCAGTATGATTTAGATAAAAACGATCGCGATGCGGCTTTGGATAAGGTAAGGGAAGAAGAAGTGGAAACGGCGATCGCGGAGTTACCTGATGAAGATCCGCTCAAAGTTGCTGCTACGGAAGATTCCAAGGCTGTCTCGAAGGTATTCAAAGATATCACTAAGGAGTTGATGCGATCGCAAATTGTTAATGATGGTGTGCGAGTTGATGGGCGCAAACTCGATGAGGTTCGTCCCATTTCCTGTCGCGTTGGGCTTCTTCCTGCAAGGGTTCATGGTAGTGGTTTGTTTAACCGAGGTTTAACTCAGGTAATGTCTGTGGTTACTTTGGGTACTCCCGGAGATGCTCAAGAGTTGGCTGACGATCTCCATCCACAAGACGAAAAGCGCTATCTCCATCACTACAATTTCCCGCCTTTTTCCGTGGGGGAAACGAAGCCTTTACGTTCTCCAGGACGACGGGAAATTGGTCATGGTGCTTTGGCTGAACGCGCGATCTTGCCTGTTTTGCCTCCCCAAGAGGATTTTCCTTATGTGATTCGGGTAGTCTCGGAGGTGCTTTCTTCTAATGGTTCGACTTCGATGGGTTCGGTTTGTGGCTCAACTCTGGCTTTAATGGATGCTGGGGTGACAATCTTGAAGCCTGTTAGCGGTGCAGCGATGGGTTTAATTAAGGAAAAGGATGAAGTTCGCATTCTTACAGATATTCAAGGAATTGAAGATTTTCTGGGGGATATGGACTTTAAGGTAGCTGGAACCGATAGCGGAATCACTGCTTTGCAGATGGATATGAAAATTACTGGTTTGTCTGTGAAAGTTATTGCTGATGCGATTAAGCAAGCGAAACCAGCGCGGTTGCATATCCTGGAAAAAATGCTGGAGGCGATCGCTGAACCTCGTCCGCAACTCTCTCCTTATGCTCCTCGTTTGCTTACCTTCAAGATCGATCCGGAATTAATCGGTTTGGTCATTGGTCCGGGAGGTAAAACGATCAAAGGTATTACCGAACAAACTGGGGCTAAAGTCGATATTCAAGATGACGGTACGATCACTGTTTCGGCTGTGGAAGCGGAGAAAGCTGAAAAAGCTCAGAAAATTATCGAAGGCATGACCCGTAAACTTGATGAAGGAGATGTTTATGTCGGTCGTGTTGTCCGGATTATCCCCATTGGTGCTTTTGTCGAAGTGCTACCAGGAAAAGAAGGAATGATTCATATCTCTCAACTCGCCGATCGCCGAGTTGGTAAAGTTGAAGATGAGGTAGCTGTCGGCGATGAAGTTGTGGTTAAGGTGCGCGAAATTGACAGCAAAGGTCGCATTAATCTCACTCGCTTGGGTATTCACCCTGATGAAGCAGCAAAAGCCCGTGAAGCGGCGATTAAATAG